A single window of Chitinophaga sp. XS-30 DNA harbors:
- the rocD gene encoding ornithine--oxo-acid transaminase has translation MVPDYMISEQTQHFLGLEEQFGAHNYHPLPVVLTKGEGVFVWDVDGRRYYDFLSGYSAVNQGHCHPKIVAALVEQASRLTLTSRAFYSDLLGEYSAYITRYFGYDKVLPMNTGVEAVETALKLCRKWGYAVKGIPENKAKIIVCANNFHGRTLNVVSFSTDPQARKDFGPYMPGYEVIPFNDLPALEQALQDKDVAGFLVEPIQGEAGVMVPHEGYLSKARQYCSDAGVLFMADEIQTGLARTGKLLACDHENVRPDVLILGKALSGGMLPVSAVLADDEVMLTIRPGEHGSTYGGNPLACKVAMAALEVLRDEGMAENAVVMGERLRKGITAIRSPFISLVRGKGLLNAIVINHPHEDAAWELCLALKENGLLAKPTHGDKIRFAPPLLINAQQVDECVGIIQKSLETLTNDAT, from the coding sequence TACCAGATTACATGATCAGTGAGCAAACACAGCATTTCCTCGGCCTTGAAGAACAGTTCGGCGCGCATAATTATCATCCCCTGCCGGTGGTATTGACCAAAGGTGAAGGTGTTTTTGTGTGGGATGTGGACGGCAGGCGATATTATGATTTTCTGTCCGGTTACTCCGCCGTTAACCAGGGGCATTGCCATCCGAAGATAGTGGCGGCGCTGGTAGAACAGGCATCACGGCTCACCCTTACCTCCCGCGCCTTTTACAGCGATCTGCTGGGTGAGTACTCCGCCTATATTACCCGATATTTCGGGTACGACAAGGTTTTACCGATGAATACGGGGGTGGAAGCGGTGGAGACGGCCCTCAAGCTGTGCCGCAAATGGGGATATGCCGTAAAAGGCATTCCGGAGAACAAAGCGAAGATCATCGTATGCGCCAACAACTTTCACGGCCGTACACTGAATGTGGTGTCTTTCAGTACAGACCCCCAGGCCAGGAAAGACTTCGGGCCTTATATGCCCGGTTACGAAGTGATTCCCTTTAATGACCTGCCCGCGCTGGAACAGGCGCTGCAGGATAAAGATGTTGCCGGATTCCTGGTAGAGCCCATCCAGGGTGAAGCCGGTGTGATGGTGCCGCATGAAGGCTATTTATCCAAAGCCAGGCAATACTGCAGCGATGCCGGAGTGCTGTTCATGGCTGATGAGATACAGACCGGCCTGGCCCGTACCGGCAAACTGCTGGCCTGTGACCATGAAAATGTGCGCCCGGACGTCCTGATCCTCGGTAAAGCCCTTTCCGGCGGCATGCTGCCGGTATCCGCCGTGCTGGCGGACGATGAAGTGATGCTGACCATCCGGCCCGGCGAACACGGCTCCACTTATGGCGGCAATCCCCTCGCCTGTAAAGTCGCCATGGCCGCGCTGGAAGTGCTGCGGGACGAAGGCATGGCGGAAAATGCTGTTGTGATGGGCGAACGCCTCCGGAAAGGCATAACAGCCATCCGTTCCCCCTTCATCAGTCTCGTTAGAGGGAAAGGGTTGCTCAACGCCATTGTGATCAACCACCCGCATGAAGACGCAGCCTGGGAGCTGTGCCTGGCCCTCAAAGAAAACGGCCTGCTGGCCAAGCCAACGCATGGGGACAAGATCCGCTTCGCCCCGCCCCTGCTGATCAATGCGCAGCAGGTAGACGAATGTGTGGGCATTATTCAAAAAAGCCTTGAAACACTTACCAATGACGCAACATAA
- a CDS encoding MFS transporter, which translates to MEEIRLGLKENWKQFALLVLVNMLVGGMVGLERTVVPLVGTDEFKIGAEIVIFSFIIAFGVVKAFTNLISGVLADKYTRKRILITGWLVGLPVPFLLAWGPAWNWIIAANILLGISQGLTWSMTVNMKIDLVGPKKRGFAMGLNEAAGYGAVGLTALLTGYLAARYGLRPAPFYIGILYSIAGLALSIWLVRDTRAHARLESVQVAQQQAPGEKFHKPNLLWVFRETSFRNRNLFAISQAGLINNLNDGMSWGVFPLLFISAGVSLEGVGWIKAVYPVVWGFGQIVTGPLADKIGRKPLIVWGMFVQAFGHMVIGSTFLPALAAGLTGSVLLGIGTAMVYPALLAAVSDTAHPSWRASSLGVYRFWRDIGYAAGALMAGGVASLFGLVWAVHIAGIITFLSGLVVMVKMKESKAYQ; encoded by the coding sequence ATGGAGGAGATCAGATTAGGATTAAAAGAAAACTGGAAACAGTTCGCCCTGCTGGTGCTGGTGAATATGCTGGTAGGTGGAATGGTCGGTCTGGAAAGAACGGTCGTACCACTGGTAGGCACCGATGAATTCAAGATCGGTGCTGAAATTGTTATTTTCTCTTTCATCATAGCCTTTGGCGTAGTGAAAGCCTTTACCAATCTTATATCGGGCGTACTGGCCGACAAATACACCCGGAAGCGGATTTTAATTACCGGTTGGTTGGTTGGCCTGCCGGTACCCTTCCTGCTTGCCTGGGGTCCGGCCTGGAACTGGATCATCGCAGCCAATATACTGCTGGGCATCAGCCAGGGACTTACATGGTCCATGACCGTAAACATGAAAATTGACCTGGTTGGCCCTAAGAAGAGGGGCTTTGCGATGGGGCTTAATGAAGCCGCCGGATACGGCGCAGTTGGCCTCACAGCCTTGCTTACCGGGTATCTGGCTGCCAGATACGGCTTGCGGCCAGCGCCATTCTACATCGGCATCCTGTATAGCATCGCAGGGCTGGCCTTGTCCATATGGCTTGTACGGGATACGCGCGCCCATGCCCGCCTTGAGTCAGTGCAGGTTGCACAGCAACAGGCTCCCGGCGAAAAGTTTCATAAGCCCAACCTGTTGTGGGTATTCCGCGAAACGTCGTTCAGGAACAGGAACCTGTTTGCCATTTCCCAGGCCGGCCTGATCAACAATCTGAACGATGGAATGTCCTGGGGCGTCTTTCCCTTGCTGTTCATATCAGCGGGCGTAAGCCTGGAAGGCGTTGGCTGGATTAAAGCGGTATATCCTGTGGTATGGGGTTTCGGTCAGATCGTCACCGGGCCCCTTGCGGACAAAATCGGCAGAAAGCCGCTGATCGTATGGGGCATGTTCGTACAGGCATTCGGGCATATGGTGATCGGGAGTACATTCCTGCCCGCGCTTGCAGCGGGACTGACCGGCTCTGTGTTGCTGGGCATTGGCACAGCAATGGTCTACCCCGCACTGCTGGCAGCAGTCAGTGATACCGCACATCCATCCTGGCGGGCTTCCTCTCTTGGGGTTTACCGGTTCTGGAGAGACATCGGCTATGCAGCAGGGGCGTTAATGGCAGGGGGCGTAGCAAGCCTGTTCGGCCTTGTATGGGCCGTACATATTGCCGGGATCATTACTTTCCTGTCCGGCCTTGTGGTGATGGTGAAAATGAAAGAAAGCAAAGCGTATCAGTAA
- a CDS encoding metalloregulator ArsR/SmtB family transcription factor: MNKREFKDNVYTELSKVAKAMANPHRLEIIDLLAQGPFSVEQIAGYAGMSVANASQHLQTLKNAKLVKVSRNGNFIHYTLTGANVFDAWAGLRELGFAYNAQVEKVIHDFRKGHNSGMDAVDAASLQKLLDQDEIILLDVRPEEEYNRGHIHKAISAPVEKLESFLRKLPRGKMIVAYCRGPFCVYADEAVALLKGKGYKAKRMDQGYPEWQLKGYPIEISAEQ, from the coding sequence ATGAACAAAAGAGAATTTAAGGATAATGTCTACACCGAGTTGTCGAAAGTAGCCAAAGCGATGGCCAATCCTCATCGGCTGGAAATCATAGATCTGCTGGCACAGGGGCCATTTTCGGTAGAGCAGATCGCTGGTTATGCCGGCATGTCTGTTGCCAATGCATCACAACATCTGCAAACATTAAAAAATGCCAAGCTTGTTAAAGTATCAAGAAATGGCAACTTTATTCATTATACATTGACGGGTGCAAATGTCTTCGATGCCTGGGCAGGGCTGCGCGAACTTGGTTTTGCGTACAACGCGCAGGTGGAAAAGGTAATTCATGATTTCAGAAAAGGCCATAACAGCGGGATGGATGCTGTAGACGCAGCGTCATTGCAAAAACTGCTGGATCAGGATGAGATCATACTGTTAGATGTCAGGCCGGAAGAAGAATACAACCGCGGGCATATTCATAAGGCAATATCCGCTCCCGTTGAAAAGCTGGAATCCTTCCTCAGAAAGCTGCCCAGGGGGAAAATGATCGTAGCCTACTGCCGTGGCCCGTTCTGTGTGTATGCCGATGAAGCCGTTGCGCTACTTAAAGGCAAAGGCTACAAGGCCAAAAGAATGGATCAGGGCTACCCGGAATGGCAATTGAAAGGCTACCCGATTGAAATTTCAGCAGAGCAATAG
- a CDS encoding VIT1/CCC1 transporter family protein yields MTQHKAIRSSGWKTDMMIGFPDGLLLLLFSTQILYTKALTVQAFYTIHLLLLGASTLLMMIAVFRANRGEHDDEGRMSPEEHRKLQGLDLTQDTISHIADEMQQDQQQWEQTLRQEQVQLRGYSWLPAVRSMLATGIFFLLGGLVAFLPFLMQEDFNAAAKVSLTLSLVFLLVFAMLKSRITGQRPVRLAFRYLITGSLVLLASYLITSAI; encoded by the coding sequence ATGACGCAACATAAGGCCATACGCAGCTCCGGATGGAAAACAGATATGATGATCGGCTTCCCCGACGGGCTGTTGCTATTGCTGTTCTCCACACAGATACTCTATACCAAAGCCCTCACCGTGCAGGCTTTCTATACCATTCACCTGCTGTTGCTCGGCGCGTCCACATTGCTGATGATGATCGCTGTATTCCGTGCCAACCGCGGGGAACATGACGATGAAGGCAGGATGAGCCCCGAAGAGCACCGGAAATTGCAGGGGCTGGACCTCACGCAGGACACCATCTCCCATATTGCGGATGAAATGCAGCAGGACCAGCAGCAGTGGGAACAGACCCTGCGGCAGGAACAGGTGCAGCTCCGCGGCTACAGCTGGCTGCCCGCGGTCAGGAGCATGCTGGCTACCGGCATATTTTTCCTGCTGGGTGGACTGGTGGCCTTTCTGCCGTTTTTGATGCAGGAGGATTTCAACGCCGCCGCCAAGGTGAGCCTCACACTCAGTCTTGTTTTTCTCCTGGTATTTGCCATGCTGAAATCCCGCATTACCGGGCAACGCCCTGTGCGGCTTGCCTTCCGTTACCTGATCACCGGATCATTGGTGCTGCTGGCATCATACCTGATCACTTCCGCGATATAG